One window from the genome of Pedobacter schmidteae encodes:
- a CDS encoding SusC/RagA family TonB-linked outer membrane protein, whose amino-acid sequence MYKFYNKIWCGLTNYAIDSTGNQLRETFSGYHLKKWIMRMNFIIITLCVAFLQMASAANAQRITLLKKNAPLDEVFLELRKQSGYDFVITNAQLKQTKPVSIQVNAEELISVLNKCFDGQPFTYSIANKTIIVLPKKKQQSSVIAPDINLKGNISDEKGQPISGVSVKVDGTQMGTASNTEGNYKLGLTPGKYRLIFTCIGFNTRIIDNVLVEEGKTLDLNVVMKATIAYLQEAVVVGYGVQEKRSLTGSIGTYKPGEEIGQIPLTIDRALVGRIAGVQVAQSSGMPGSASAIIIRGISTLNKNGNSPLVVIDGVPVYSIDRNNNTTDFSGGKSPGFVYGGTAVDETYANGAENKVENNPLASINPDDIESIEILKDAYATAIYGSRGAAGVILVTTKKGKAGKMKINFTLSSSASNPVKTPSMMTGDQYADFYTGFLKAKDPQSTIVFPKGINTNWLDEVTRTAIGAKAALSLSGGNENITYAISGGYDKDQSYIINNDFNRYQARINLEGNLSKFIKVGANMAMSYVDNNALNAQRVYRNAILQPPNMPITDAQGKYIWRFGDNPQGINEDTNPVAWAKTGVNHRIDTRVFGNIYTDVKFASWITWHTDFGVDWIDGKAYSREADKLSTVEGMATSTTTNNRRWVINNELRINKSVGHKHGINATLGQSFETSAEGINGVVGENFQSDDILSISAASTRRVTSSLDQKWAMVSYFGRLNYQFNNTYLAGITYRLDGSSKFSKNKRYVGFPSFSLGWVPSEEAFLRNVKWIDQLKFRGSLGYTGNDGGAGYYGNQGTYKPDPYGATYGNISALTVLSPNNPNLEWEKTTMIDVGMDLSLLRSRLTLTVDYYNKKTKNSIVSSPLPNFMGFSTQSQNLADLTNKGLEFTLNSQNFVNGEFKWSTSFNIARNSNIINKLHKIDAEQSARNIEYNGGRYWLPGASATSFYM is encoded by the coding sequence ATGTACAAATTTTACAATAAAATATGGTGTGGCCTGACCAACTATGCCATCGACTCAACAGGAAATCAGCTGCGGGAGACATTTTCAGGTTATCATTTAAAGAAATGGATAATGAGGATGAATTTTATAATTATTACACTATGTGTAGCCTTTTTGCAAATGGCATCTGCAGCTAATGCGCAGCGGATAACCTTACTCAAAAAGAATGCCCCGCTTGATGAAGTTTTTCTGGAGCTCAGGAAACAAAGTGGTTATGATTTTGTCATAACCAATGCACAGCTTAAACAGACAAAACCCGTAAGCATTCAGGTAAATGCTGAAGAACTGATCAGTGTGCTGAATAAATGTTTTGATGGCCAGCCATTCACCTATTCAATTGCCAATAAAACGATCATTGTTTTACCAAAAAAAAAGCAACAGTCATCAGTAATCGCTCCCGACATAAATTTAAAAGGTAATATAAGTGATGAAAAGGGACAGCCAATATCGGGAGTTAGTGTAAAAGTAGATGGTACTCAAATGGGTACGGCCAGCAATACAGAGGGTAATTATAAGCTCGGCCTAACACCCGGAAAATACCGGCTTATTTTTACCTGTATAGGCTTTAACACACGGATTATAGACAATGTTCTGGTTGAAGAGGGAAAAACCCTTGACTTAAACGTTGTTATGAAAGCAACCATAGCCTACCTGCAGGAAGCCGTGGTAGTGGGCTATGGTGTGCAGGAAAAAAGAAGTTTAACCGGATCAATCGGCACTTATAAACCCGGTGAAGAAATCGGACAAATTCCACTAACAATAGACAGGGCCCTGGTTGGCAGAATTGCCGGGGTGCAGGTAGCACAATCATCAGGCATGCCGGGCAGCGCTTCAGCTATTATCATTCGTGGTATCAGCACTTTAAATAAAAACGGAAATTCACCGCTTGTGGTTATTGACGGGGTACCGGTTTACAGTATAGACCGTAACAACAACACCACCGATTTTAGCGGTGGCAAATCTCCCGGCTTTGTATATGGCGGTACAGCAGTAGACGAAACTTATGCCAATGGAGCAGAAAACAAAGTGGAGAATAACCCGCTGGCAAGCATCAACCCTGATGATATAGAATCCATTGAGATCCTGAAGGATGCTTATGCAACAGCCATTTACGGATCCAGAGGAGCTGCAGGGGTTATTCTGGTCACTACTAAAAAAGGTAAAGCCGGAAAAATGAAAATCAATTTCACCTTATCTTCTTCGGCAAGTAATCCGGTTAAAACGCCTTCTATGATGACCGGCGATCAATATGCTGATTTCTATACCGGTTTTTTGAAAGCCAAAGATCCGCAGTCGACGATTGTTTTTCCGAAAGGAATCAATACCAATTGGCTGGATGAGGTTACCCGTACAGCCATAGGCGCTAAAGCAGCCCTTTCTTTATCCGGAGGTAACGAAAATATAACTTACGCCATTAGTGGAGGGTACGATAAAGATCAGAGTTATATCATAAACAATGACTTCAACCGCTATCAGGCCCGCATAAACCTCGAAGGCAACCTCTCCAAATTTATCAAGGTAGGCGCAAATATGGCGATGTCTTATGTCGACAACAATGCACTGAACGCCCAGCGTGTATATCGCAATGCGATTTTGCAGCCACCTAATATGCCTATCACCGATGCACAGGGAAAATACATCTGGAGGTTTGGCGATAACCCGCAAGGAATAAACGAAGATACCAATCCTGTTGCCTGGGCAAAAACAGGTGTCAATCATAGGATCGACACCCGGGTTTTTGGCAATATCTATACTGATGTTAAATTTGCTTCCTGGATTACCTGGCATACTGATTTCGGGGTAGATTGGATAGATGGCAAAGCATATTCCCGTGAGGCCGATAAACTGAGTACGGTGGAAGGAATGGCTACTTCTACAACAACAAATAACCGTCGGTGGGTAATTAACAATGAACTACGGATCAATAAATCTGTAGGTCATAAACATGGTATTAATGCCACACTGGGCCAGTCATTTGAAACCTCTGCTGAGGGTATAAACGGTGTGGTTGGTGAGAACTTTCAGAGTGATGACATTTTAAGCATCAGTGCTGCAAGTACCAGACGGGTAACAAGTTCCTTAGATCAAAAATGGGCTATGGTGTCTTATTTTGGTCGTTTAAATTATCAGTTTAACAATACCTACCTGGCCGGGATTACTTATCGTTTGGATGGCTCATCAAAATTTAGTAAAAATAAACGTTATGTAGGATTTCCCTCTTTCTCATTAGGCTGGGTGCCCAGTGAAGAGGCATTCCTCAGAAATGTAAAATGGATAGACCAGCTTAAATTCAGAGGTAGCTTGGGTTATACAGGAAATGATGGAGGGGCTGGTTACTACGGAAACCAGGGGACCTACAAACCAGATCCATACGGAGCTACATATGGAAACATCAGTGCTTTAACAGTTTTATCGCCCAACAATCCAAATCTGGAATGGGAAAAAACCACCATGATCGATGTGGGAATGGATTTGTCCTTACTTCGGTCGCGGCTAACATTAACCGTTGACTATTACAACAAAAAGACCAAAAACTCTATAGTAAGCTCCCCATTACCCAACTTTATGGGCTTCAGTACTCAGTCGCAAAACCTTGCCGACCTCACCAATAAAGGCCTGGAGTTTACACTTAATTCACAAAATTTTGTAAACGGGGAATTCAAATGGTCTACCTCTTTTAATATTGCCAGAAATAGCAATATCATCAACAAGCTTCATAAAATTGATGCCGAACAAAGTGCACGCAATATTGAATACAACGGAGGCCGTTATTGGTTGCCTGGTGCTTCAGCAACATCATTCTATATGTAG